CGGTGACTTCTCCGAGCCTGTTACTCAGAACACTCTGCGTATCGTGAAGGTATTCTGGGCTCTGGATGCAAAGTTATCCCAGAGGCGTCACTTCCCTGCAATTAACTGGCTGAACAGCTACAGTCTGTACAAGGAAGATCTTAACGACTGGTTCACCGAGAACGTGGCTCCTGACTACGTTGCTATGAGGGAAAAGGCAATGGATATGCTGCAGACAGAATCCGAACTGCAGGAAATCGTGCAGCTTGTAGGTTCCGATGCTCTGCCGGAAGAACAGCAGCTTCTGCTTGAAATTACCCGTATGATAAGGGAAATCTTCCTGCAACAGAATGCATTCCACCCGATAGACACCTACAGCCCGTTCGCAAAACAGTACAGGATCATGCAGGCCATCATGAAGTACGGAGACGCTGCAATGGATGCCCTGAAATCAGGTGTACCTGCTTCGGAAATTATCAAGATGGAGTCCAAGAACGACCTTCCCAAGGTCAAGTTTGAAGAGGATTTCGATGGCTCTTTGAATGCTGTCCTTGCAAAAATGGATAAGGAGTTTGCAGCCCTGGGAGGTAGGTAACAATGGTAAAAGAGTATAAGACAATCACTCAGATTGCAGGGCCTCTTATCTTTGTCGAGAAAACAGAGCCTGTGGGTTATAACGAAATCGTTAACATTAAAATGACTGATGGGACTATCCGCAGAGGCCAGGTTCTGGACTCTTCTGCTGATATTGTGGTTGTCCAGGTTTTCGAAGGTACTGGTGGGCTTGACAAAGACTGCGGTGTAATCTTTACCGGGGAAACCCTGAAGCTCCCCGCATCCATCGACCTTCTCGGCAGGATCCTATCAGGCTCAGGAGACCCGAGGGACGGTGGCCCAAGGATTGTTCCAGACCAGTTGCTGGACATCAATGGGGCTGCAATGAACCCGTACGCCAGGCTGCCTCCAAAGGACTTTATCCAGACAGGTATCTCCACAATCGACGGAACGAACACCCTTGTCCGTGGGCAGAAACTGCCTATTTTCTCAGCTTCAGGTCTGCCACACAATGAAATTGCTCTGCAGATCGCAAGGCAGGCTTCTGTGCCAGGCTCCGAATCTGCTTTCGCAGTAGTTTTCGCAGCAATGGGTATCACCAACGAAGAAGCCCAGTATTTCATGAGCGACTTTGAAAAGACAGGCGCTCTGGAAAGGGCAGTTGTGTTCCTGAACCTTGCAGACGACCCTGCTGTCGAACGTATAGTCACACCGCGTATGGCTCTCACAGCAGCCGAGTATCTGGCATACGAGCACGGCATGCACGTTCTTGTCATCCTGACTGACATTACAAACTATGCAGAAGCTCTCCGTCAGATGGGTGCCGCCCGTAACGAAGTGCCTGGCCGCCGTGGATATCCTGGTTACATGTACACTGACCTTGCAACCCTCTACGAGCGTGCAGGTATTGTCAAGGGTGCCAAGGGATCCGTTACTCAGATTCCTATCCTCTCAATGCCCGGTGACGACATAACCCACCCGATTCCTGACCTTTCAGGGTATATTACCGAAGGCCAGATCGTGGTTGCCAGAGAACTGCACAGAAAGGGTATTTACCCGCCAATTAATGTGTTGCCGTCCCTGTCAAGGCTGATGAACTCCGGTATCGGACCCGGCAAAACAAGGGAAGACCACAAAGCCGTTTCTGA
The genomic region above belongs to Methanosarcina horonobensis HB-1 = JCM 15518 and contains:
- a CDS encoding ATP synthase subunit B, yielding MVKEYKTITQIAGPLIFVEKTEPVGYNEIVNIKMTDGTIRRGQVLDSSADIVVVQVFEGTGGLDKDCGVIFTGETLKLPASIDLLGRILSGSGDPRDGGPRIVPDQLLDINGAAMNPYARLPPKDFIQTGISTIDGTNTLVRGQKLPIFSASGLPHNEIALQIARQASVPGSESAFAVVFAAMGITNEEAQYFMSDFEKTGALERAVVFLNLADDPAVERIVTPRMALTAAEYLAYEHGMHVLVILTDITNYAEALRQMGAARNEVPGRRGYPGYMYTDLATLYERAGIVKGAKGSVTQIPILSMPGDDITHPIPDLSGYITEGQIVVARELHRKGIYPPINVLPSLSRLMNSGIGPGKTREDHKAVSDQMYAGYAEGRDLRGLVAIVGKEALSERDTKFLEFADLFENKFVRQGRNENRTIEDTLEIGWQILTHLPENQLGRIDNKYIQKYHPAHRKAK